A window of uncultured Methanoregula sp. genomic DNA:
ACCGGGATGCGGGTTTTTCCTGCGCATTCGCTTACGATAAGCAGGATTCAGCTCTGAATTCTAAAAAGAATAATTCCGCACAACCTCCGCTATTTTCGCACGCTGTACCCATTGCGAGTGAGAATTTTGATCATCTCGGTCTCCCAGATCGCATCGTCCGGCTCCTTATGGTTCTCGATACAGGTATCCCAGAGGGTCGTGAGATGAGTGTCTTCTGATATGAGCGTCCGGATGTACATAATCCTCCCGACCCGTCTTCCCTGAGGACTGAGGATGAGCAGGCGCCAGCAGCCGTAATCCTGGCATATCTCCGGCCGGGTCAGGTGAACCGTGCAGTAGGCCAG
This region includes:
- a CDS encoding YkgJ family cysteine cluster protein; this encodes MAFECFQCGECCSHLGLVHSIMESYGDYRFLIYNQYTGEKTPVEIDSDKRELFDDKSIFEKIPEACPFFRHQPGSELAYCTVHLTRPEICQDYGCWRLLILSPQGRRVGRIMYIRTLISEDTHLTTLWDTCIENHKEPDDAIWETEMIKILTRNGYSVRK